A stretch of Pseudomonas sp. 7SR1 DNA encodes these proteins:
- a CDS encoding CopD family copper resistance protein yields MSYPLFLTLHLFAALVFIGTVFFEVLFLESIRRQLPGKVMVLLEQGISRRARQLMPWVLLALFGAGAAMVWLRYWPALMSPLQSPFGLLLGLKIGLAASVLGHFLWAMWLFKRGRMNARYVRIIHTRVFLHLVAIVLLAKAMFYVTW; encoded by the coding sequence ATGAGCTATCCGCTGTTTCTGACGTTGCACCTGTTCGCCGCGCTGGTCTTTATCGGCACGGTGTTCTTCGAGGTGCTGTTCCTGGAAAGCATCCGCCGGCAACTGCCCGGCAAGGTCATGGTGCTGCTGGAGCAGGGCATCAGTCGGCGCGCCCGGCAATTGATGCCCTGGGTGCTGCTGGCGCTGTTCGGTGCGGGCGCCGCCATGGTCTGGCTGCGCTACTGGCCGGCGCTGATGTCGCCCCTGCAATCACCGTTCGGCTTGCTGCTGGGGCTCAAGATCGGGCTGGCCGCCAGCGTGCTGGGGCATTTCCTCTGGGCCATGTGGCTGTTCAAGCGTGGACGGATGAATGCCCGTTACGTACGGATCATTCATACCCGGGTGTTCCTGCACCTGGTGGCCATCGTGCTGCTGGCCAAGGCCATGTTCTACGTGACCTGGTAG
- the adeC gene encoding AdeC/AdeK/OprM family multidrug efflux complex outer membrane factor, translating to MHKLLSPLTAAALLLGGCSLIPDYQRPDAPVAAQYPQTSAYAPALQGPLAADQGWRDLFRDPTLQQLIEKALLNNRDLRVAALNVEAYQAQYRIQRADMFPAVSANGSGSRQRVPASITQTGDSTISSSYSATLGISAYELDLFGRIRSLSDQASLIYLSSEEARRSTQLSLVASVASAYLTWRADQELLKLTQDTLQSFEQSLRLTERSNQVGTASALDLSQSRTSVESARASLAKFQRQVAQDFNNLTLLVGTSVDDELPGLALADDLLAEVPAGLPSDLLQRRPDILEAEYLLQSANANIGAARAAFFPSISLTANAGSSSNELSGLFKGGSGSWLFQPQINLPIFNAGSLRASLDYSKIQKDIRVSQYEKSIQTAFQEVSDGLAARKTYKDQLIAQNDLVQANQDYYRLAERRYRIGVDSSLTFLDAQRSLFSARQTLIVDRLAQLLAEVNLYKALGGGWIESTNKITAR from the coding sequence ATGCATAAACTCCTGAGCCCCCTGACGGCCGCGGCTTTGCTGCTTGGTGGCTGTTCGCTGATCCCGGACTACCAGCGCCCAGATGCCCCCGTCGCCGCGCAGTACCCGCAGACGTCGGCCTATGCCCCGGCCTTGCAAGGGCCCCTGGCCGCCGACCAGGGTTGGCGCGACCTGTTCCGCGACCCGACGCTGCAACAACTCATCGAGAAAGCCTTGCTCAACAACCGCGACTTGCGGGTGGCGGCATTGAATGTCGAGGCCTATCAGGCGCAGTACCGGATCCAGCGCGCGGACATGTTCCCGGCGGTCAGTGCCAACGGCTCGGGGTCACGCCAGCGAGTGCCGGCCAGTATCACCCAGACCGGCGATTCGACGATCAGCAGCTCGTACTCCGCCACCCTGGGCATCAGTGCCTATGAGCTGGACCTGTTCGGACGCATACGCAGCCTCAGCGACCAGGCGTCCCTCATCTACCTGTCCAGCGAAGAAGCCCGTCGCAGCACCCAGTTGAGCCTGGTGGCCAGCGTGGCCAGCGCCTACCTGACCTGGCGGGCCGACCAGGAGCTGTTGAAACTGACCCAGGATACGCTCCAGTCCTTTGAACAAAGCCTGCGCCTGACCGAGCGCAGCAACCAGGTCGGCACCGCCTCGGCCCTGGACCTGAGCCAATCGCGCACCTCGGTGGAAAGCGCCAGGGCCAGCCTGGCGAAATTCCAGCGACAAGTGGCCCAGGACTTCAACAACCTCACCCTGCTGGTCGGCACGTCGGTAGACGATGAGCTGCCTGGCCTGGCGCTGGCGGACGATCTGCTGGCCGAAGTCCCGGCGGGCCTGCCCTCGGACCTGCTGCAACGGCGTCCGGATATTCTCGAGGCCGAATACCTGCTGCAGTCGGCCAATGCCAACATCGGCGCGGCCCGGGCCGCGTTCTTCCCCAGCATCAGCCTGACGGCCAATGCCGGCAGTTCCAGCAACGAGCTGTCGGGCCTGTTCAAGGGCGGCTCCGGCAGCTGGTTGTTCCAGCCACAGATCAACCTGCCGATTTTCAATGCCGGCAGCCTCAGGGCGAGCCTGGACTATTCGAAAATCCAGAAAGACATTCGCGTCTCGCAGTATGAAAAATCGATCCAGACCGCCTTCCAGGAAGTGTCCGATGGCCTGGCGGCACGCAAGACCTACAAGGATCAACTGATCGCCCAGAACGATCTGGTGCAGGCCAACCAGGACTACTACAGGCTCGCCGAGCGCCGCTATCGCATCGGCGTCGATAGCAGCCTGACGTTTCTCGATGCGCAACGCTCGCTGTTCAGTGCCCGCCAGACCCTCATCGTCGACCGCCTGGCGCAGCTGTTGGCCGAAGTCAATCTGTACAAGGCGCTGGGCGGGGGCTGGATCGAAAGCACAAACAAGATAACCGCGAGGTGA
- a CDS encoding coproporphyrinogen III oxidase: MFDLFHKFHGGVGSLDLLRGLRNSRQKRRPLSLSVHLPSRLRLASCSPLASVCRCAEIDVYLQHLTYEMGLVGCHLGAGRRVEQFYLTGGTPVIVHLQRLMEELHKRFDFCESGDHSIEVDLHHTDWSTMGLIRDQGFSHVSIGVPDMGPDADLSVDCYQNPAPIHSLIDAARTFGFRSVNIDLGYGHAWQTPHSFAAKLATLIELEPDRLHVFDYARAPWRYRLAHTPGAGAFCSQADKDAMGRICCEQLIAAGYHYIGQGQFVRTDDDLAVAQEHGRLHRNCQGFTRHGCCDHVGFGLSAVTQIEHLYVQNTDDLSHYRQALDAGQLPIYRGWRCEARDLVRASVTEQLSCDLELDIPAIEARFGLVFREHFASIWPQLEALHAKGSIDLSSRFIGILPAGRLDVDAICDLFDPRPDAARRAPFEPIPDQTFEKLNPS, encoded by the coding sequence ATGTTCGACCTGTTCCATAAATTCCACGGCGGCGTCGGTTCCCTCGACCTGCTCCGGGGCTTGCGCAACAGCCGCCAGAAGCGACGCCCACTGTCGTTGTCGGTGCACTTGCCTTCGCGCCTGAGGCTGGCGTCATGTTCACCCCTTGCCAGCGTCTGCCGGTGCGCCGAGATCGACGTCTACCTGCAGCACCTGACCTACGAAATGGGACTGGTGGGCTGCCATCTGGGGGCTGGGCGGCGAGTCGAGCAGTTCTACCTGACCGGTGGCACACCGGTGATCGTCCATCTGCAGCGGCTGATGGAGGAACTGCACAAGCGCTTCGATTTCTGTGAGAGCGGCGACCACAGTATCGAGGTGGACCTGCATCACACCGATTGGTCGACCATGGGCCTGATCCGTGACCAGGGCTTCAGCCACGTCAGCATCGGCGTTCCCGATATGGGGCCCGATGCCGATCTCTCGGTGGATTGCTACCAGAACCCGGCACCGATCCATTCGTTGATCGATGCGGCGCGCACCTTCGGTTTCCGCTCGGTCAACATTGACCTGGGCTACGGCCATGCCTGGCAGACACCCCACAGTTTCGCCGCGAAGCTGGCCACTTTGATCGAGCTGGAACCGGACCGGCTGCATGTGTTCGATTACGCCCGCGCCCCCTGGCGCTACCGCCTGGCCCATACCCCGGGCGCCGGGGCCTTTTGCAGCCAGGCCGACAAGGATGCGATGGGCCGGATCTGCTGCGAGCAACTGATCGCGGCGGGTTATCACTACATTGGCCAGGGGCAGTTCGTCAGGACCGACGACGACCTGGCGGTCGCCCAGGAACATGGGCGCCTGCACCGCAATTGCCAAGGGTTCACCCGGCATGGCTGTTGCGATCATGTGGGGTTCGGCTTGTCCGCCGTCACCCAGATCGAGCACCTGTACGTGCAGAACACCGACGATCTGTCGCACTACCGCCAGGCCCTGGATGCCGGACAGTTACCCATCTACCGGGGTTGGCGTTGCGAGGCCCGGGACCTGGTCCGGGCCAGCGTGACCGAACAACTGTCCTGCGACCTGGAGCTGGATATCCCCGCCATCGAAGCCCGCTTCGGGCTGGTGTTTCGCGAGCATTTCGCCTCGATCTGGCCGCAGCTGGAGGCCCTGCATGCCAAGGGCTCGATCGATTTGTCGAGCCGCTTCATCGGCATCCTGCCGGCCGGGCGACTGGACGTGGACGCGATCTGCGACCTGTTCGATCCGCGCCCGGACGCAGCGCGCCGCGCGCCCTTCGAGCCGATACCTGACCAGACCTTTGAAAAGTTGAATCCATCATGA
- the hemN gene encoding oxygen-independent coproporphyrinogen III oxidase: MTPSSGFNRALVEKYDRPGPRYTSYPTAPQFHQAFAMDEYRQAAQRSNQAPAPKPLSVYIHVPFCQSLCYYCACNKIITRKTHRAAEYLTYLKREIALQAALFDRTRKLTQLHLGGGTPTYLTHEQLGELMDCLHQWFDMDDSDEHEFSIEVDPRTVGAAQIRGLRQLGFNRLSFGVQDFDAQVQQAVNRVQSEAQVAELVTAARLARFKSVSVDLIYGLPLQTIASFDVTLSKIIALRPDRIAAYSYAHLPQRVRAQRMIRPEDMPPPERKLELLELTINRLTEAGYVYIGMDHFALPDDELVRARVQGTLQRNFQGYSTHADCDLIGLGVSSIGKVGDSYNQNVKELSQYYARLDQGLLPVQRGYRLSDDDRLRREVISELMCHGRVDFGRVEAVHGIRFNEYFADSLARLQEQAGDGLLQIRPDALELLPQGQLMMRSVAMAFDAYLEAAPTIQYSRTV; this comes from the coding sequence ATGACGCCTTCCTCCGGTTTCAATCGGGCCCTGGTCGAGAAATACGATCGTCCGGGACCGCGCTACACCTCCTATCCCACGGCACCTCAGTTCCACCAGGCGTTTGCCATGGATGAATACCGCCAGGCGGCGCAGCGCAGTAACCAGGCGCCGGCGCCCAAGCCATTGTCGGTGTACATCCACGTGCCGTTCTGCCAGAGCCTTTGCTATTACTGCGCGTGCAACAAGATCATCACGCGCAAGACCCATCGCGCGGCCGAATACCTGACGTACCTCAAGCGGGAAATTGCCTTGCAGGCGGCGCTGTTCGACCGCACGCGCAAACTGACCCAGTTGCACCTGGGAGGCGGCACCCCCACCTACCTGACCCATGAGCAGCTGGGCGAGCTGATGGACTGCCTGCACCAGTGGTTCGACATGGACGACAGCGACGAACATGAGTTCTCCATCGAGGTCGACCCGCGCACCGTCGGTGCCGCGCAGATCCGGGGCCTGCGCCAGCTGGGATTCAACCGCCTGAGCTTCGGTGTCCAGGATTTCGATGCCCAGGTGCAACAGGCCGTCAATCGGGTGCAGAGCGAGGCACAGGTCGCGGAGCTGGTCACGGCGGCCCGCCTGGCGCGTTTCAAGTCGGTCAGTGTCGATCTGATCTATGGCCTGCCGCTGCAGACCATCGCCAGTTTCGATGTCACCCTGAGCAAGATCATCGCGCTGCGTCCCGACCGGATCGCGGCCTACAGCTACGCGCATCTGCCCCAGCGGGTGCGAGCGCAGCGGATGATCCGGCCCGAGGACATGCCGCCGCCGGAGCGCAAGCTGGAACTGCTGGAGCTGACCATCAACCGCCTGACCGAGGCCGGATATGTCTACATCGGCATGGACCATTTCGCCCTGCCGGACGATGAACTGGTGCGCGCCCGCGTCCAGGGCACGTTGCAGCGCAATTTCCAGGGCTATTCCACCCATGCCGATTGCGATTTGATCGGCCTGGGGGTGTCCTCGATCGGCAAGGTCGGCGACAGCTACAACCAGAACGTCAAGGAGCTTTCCCAGTACTACGCGCGCCTGGACCAGGGCCTGCTGCCGGTGCAGCGCGGCTATCGCCTGAGTGACGATGACCGGCTGCGGCGCGAGGTCATCAGCGAGCTGATGTGCCACGGCCGGGTCGACTTCGGTCGGGTGGAGGCGGTCCATGGCATACGTTTCAACGAATATTTCGCCGACTCGCTGGCTCGTCTCCAGGAACAGGCGGGCGATGGGCTGTTGCAGATTCGCCCTGACGCACTGGAGCTGTTGCCCCAGGGACAACTGATGATGCGCAGTGTCGCGATGGCCTTCGATGCCTACCTTGAGGCTGCCCCGACGATCCAGTATTCGCGTACGGTCTGA
- a CDS encoding putative Ig domain-containing protein has protein sequence MIFNVQNFGAKGDGITDDTAAIQAAIDAAAAAGGGQVYMPTGTYIVSGGEEPSDGCLMLKSNVYLYGDGMGDTTVKLADGSDTKITGIIRSAYGEETHDFGVSNLTIDGNRDSTTGKVDGWFNGYIPGEEGYDSNVTLDSVEIKDCSGYGFDPHEQTVNMVIKNSVSHGNGLDGFVADFLSDSTFENNVAYNNDRHGFNVVTSTHDFTLTNNIAYDNGGNGIVVQRGSEDIPSPSNITITGGEVYGNGAEGVLIKLSSEVTVSGVDIHDNASAGIRIYGSNHVEVIDNTLNNNSLGAPVPEIIIQSYDDTLGVSGKYFNGSDNTIQGNLITGSDLSTYGVAERNEDGTDRNAIIANTISHTSKGATLVYGDGSYVSATVPMTTVQGTAGNDTLLGSAASEIFYGGAGNDTINGAAGGDILVGGAGVDKLTGGTGADTFRFGSQFDSYRNATTSFDDTITDFDVTQDKIDLAGLGFTGLGNGRGGTLQVSYNASSDRTYIKDFDADASGNRFELILSGNLASTLTASNFIFNRVITGTSASDSLLGSDAADTLLGLAGNDSLSAGAGDDKLDGGAGMDTLSGGTGADTFVFANRLDSYRNYNTGGANLGDLITDFNVSADKLDLSAMGFTGLGDGKNNTVYLVLNSAGTKTYVKSLEADANGNRFEVALEGNYLNTLTSANFVFATTSPTNQAPVLATPLLDQNATENTPFSYVVPATSFTDPDNDSLSYTARLANGNPLPAWLTFDAATRTFNGTPPDTASGTYSIQVTATDGSNATVSDSFTLAVQDVPTAIVINGTPNNDTLTGTAANEQLFGGAGNDTLNGGAGNDILVGGTGVDKLTGGTGADVFRYTSKLDSYRTSSTSASDQILDFDVAADKIDVSALGYTGLGNGLNGTLQVTYSSSTNRTYLKDLTVDANGNRFEISMAGNLASSLTASHFVFADQTTPTNVAPVVAIPLLDQTASESTPFTYTVANNSFTDANQDVLTYTATLANGSALPAWLTFNATSLTFSGTPTSTAAGTYDVLVKATDPAGASVSDNFSLAVADAPANTITGTSNGDSLNGTAGADLILGLGGADTIKAGTGADIIDGGAGRDSLYGGDGVDTFRYNNLSDSYRDYDTGGVTATDTIYDFTVGVDKIDVSGLGLLGLGDGSNGTLYMTLNAAGDKTYIKSAEADADGNRFEIALNGNYLNTLTANDFVFGERAQQDILYLPTLGQSNARLLRMTEDDDQSGTSMLVNDLNRYTTYDVRSQFTDADGNGIDIAVGGSTVNGLSTLSPEELQLCWWLTDTNQPGPALLRAVTLLRDQRTELQAIDNVTMGIIWGQGEEAAQEIARSTDKAAAAAAYKAATLKVFDYLHAQFGNFNVYLMETGHYEQDAARARGYSQEKIASIVEGVGYVRAAQEAIAAERADVKLAVDYNDLPLRYEVDPLVYPDDVWHLHEESAEIVGQRLADYIANDLGFQGNPNDNNSVQDIFDGAQNEGGMISGTDQDDTLVGSSGNDTLDGDLGADTLTGGDGNDIYVVDNALDSVVETNTSTAQIDTVQASVSWTLGANLENLVLTGVSQIDGTGNERRNFITGNAANNVLDGAAGADSMSGGDGNDGYFVDNVDDSVIETNGNALTGGIDSVHSSLAAYTLGNNVENLYVDSTGAANGTGNALDNTLFAGAGNNVLDGRDGNDTASFERTLSGVTVNLSTSAQQNTVGSGLDTLKFIENLKGSAYADTLSGNSAANILDGGAGNDTLVGGSGDDRLIGGAGTDNLTGGTGADTYAFGALSDMGVGALRDVISGFKSAEFDKLDLTGLDANPLTATVDAFTFIGSNAFDASNATGQLRFADGILYGSVDADATAEFEFELVGVKELHASDFTA, from the coding sequence ATGATTTTCAACGTACAAAATTTTGGCGCCAAAGGAGACGGTATTACCGATGACACCGCGGCCATCCAGGCTGCGATCGACGCGGCGGCCGCTGCGGGTGGGGGCCAGGTCTACATGCCGACCGGCACCTATATCGTTTCGGGTGGAGAGGAACCTTCAGACGGCTGCCTGATGCTCAAGAGCAACGTCTATCTGTACGGCGACGGCATGGGCGACACCACGGTCAAGCTGGCCGATGGCTCCGACACCAAGATCACCGGCATCATCCGCTCGGCCTATGGCGAGGAAACCCACGATTTCGGCGTCAGCAACCTCACCATCGACGGCAACCGCGACAGCACCACCGGCAAGGTCGACGGTTGGTTCAACGGCTATATCCCCGGCGAAGAAGGCTACGATTCCAACGTCACCCTCGACAGCGTCGAGATCAAGGATTGCTCCGGGTACGGCTTCGACCCCCACGAGCAGACCGTGAACATGGTCATCAAGAACAGCGTGTCCCACGGCAACGGCCTGGATGGCTTCGTGGCGGACTTCCTCAGCGACAGCACGTTCGAAAACAACGTCGCCTACAACAACGACCGCCACGGCTTCAACGTCGTCACCAGCACCCATGATTTCACCCTGACCAACAACATCGCCTACGACAACGGCGGCAATGGCATCGTGGTCCAGCGCGGCAGCGAGGACATCCCCTCCCCCAGCAACATCACCATCACCGGTGGCGAGGTCTATGGCAACGGCGCCGAAGGGGTGCTGATCAAGCTGTCCAGCGAAGTGACGGTCAGCGGCGTGGACATCCACGACAACGCCAGCGCCGGCATTCGCATCTACGGCAGCAACCACGTCGAGGTCATCGATAACACCCTCAACAACAACTCCCTGGGCGCACCGGTGCCGGAAATCATCATCCAGTCCTACGACGACACGCTGGGGGTCTCCGGGAAGTACTTCAACGGCAGCGACAACACGATCCAGGGCAACCTCATCACCGGCAGCGACCTGTCGACCTACGGCGTCGCCGAGCGCAACGAGGACGGCACCGACCGCAACGCCATCATCGCCAACACCATCAGCCACACCAGCAAGGGCGCCACGCTGGTCTATGGCGACGGCAGCTACGTCAGTGCTACGGTGCCCATGACCACGGTACAAGGCACTGCCGGCAACGACACCCTGCTGGGCAGCGCCGCCAGCGAGATTTTCTATGGCGGCGCGGGCAACGACACCATCAATGGCGCGGCCGGTGGCGACATCCTCGTCGGCGGCGCGGGCGTCGACAAGCTCACCGGCGGCACCGGGGCCGATACCTTCCGCTTCGGCAGCCAGTTCGACAGCTATCGCAACGCCACCACCAGCTTCGACGACACCATCACCGACTTCGACGTCACCCAGGACAAGATCGATCTCGCCGGCCTCGGTTTCACCGGCCTGGGCAACGGTCGTGGCGGCACCTTGCAAGTCAGCTACAACGCCAGCAGCGACCGCACCTACATCAAGGACTTCGACGCCGATGCCAGCGGCAATCGCTTCGAGCTGATCCTTTCGGGCAACTTGGCCAGCACCCTGACGGCGAGCAATTTCATCTTCAATCGCGTAATCACCGGTACCAGCGCCAGCGACTCGTTGCTGGGCAGCGATGCGGCCGACACCCTGCTGGGCCTGGCCGGCAACGACAGCCTCAGCGCCGGCGCAGGGGACGACAAGCTCGACGGCGGCGCCGGCATGGATACCCTCAGTGGCGGTACCGGGGCGGACACCTTCGTGTTCGCCAACCGCCTGGACAGCTACCGCAACTACAACACCGGCGGCGCCAACCTGGGAGACCTGATCACCGACTTCAACGTCAGTGCCGACAAGCTCGACCTCTCGGCCATGGGCTTCACCGGCCTGGGCGACGGCAAGAACAACACCGTCTATCTGGTGCTCAACAGCGCCGGCACCAAGACCTACGTCAAATCCCTGGAGGCCGACGCCAACGGCAACCGCTTCGAAGTGGCGCTGGAGGGTAACTACCTCAACACCTTGACCAGCGCCAATTTCGTCTTCGCCACGACCTCACCGACCAACCAGGCCCCTGTGCTGGCCACGCCCTTGCTGGACCAGAACGCCACCGAGAACACCCCGTTCAGCTACGTCGTACCGGCCACCAGCTTCACCGACCCGGACAACGACAGCCTCAGCTACACCGCCAGGCTCGCCAATGGCAACCCGCTGCCCGCCTGGCTGACCTTCGATGCCGCCACACGCACCTTCAACGGCACGCCTCCCGATACGGCATCGGGCACCTACTCGATCCAGGTCACCGCCACCGACGGCAGCAACGCCACGGTCAGTGACAGCTTCACCCTCGCCGTACAGGACGTGCCCACCGCCATTGTCATCAATGGCACGCCGAACAACGACACCCTGACTGGCACAGCGGCCAATGAACAGCTGTTCGGCGGCGCGGGCAACGACACCCTCAATGGCGGTGCCGGCAACGACATCCTGGTGGGCGGCACTGGCGTCGACAAACTCACCGGCGGCACAGGGGCCGATGTGTTCCGCTACACCTCGAAGCTCGACAGCTACCGCACCAGCTCCACCAGCGCCAGTGACCAGATCCTCGATTTCGACGTGGCCGCCGACAAGATCGATGTATCGGCCCTGGGCTATACCGGCCTGGGCAACGGGCTCAACGGCACCTTGCAGGTCACCTACAGTTCCTCCACCAACCGGACCTATCTCAAGGACCTGACGGTCGACGCCAACGGCAACCGGTTCGAGATCTCCATGGCGGGCAACCTCGCCAGCAGCCTGACGGCCAGTCACTTCGTCTTCGCCGACCAGACCACCCCCACCAACGTGGCGCCGGTGGTGGCCATCCCGCTCCTGGACCAGACGGCCAGTGAAAGCACGCCATTCACCTACACGGTGGCGAACAACAGCTTCACCGACGCCAACCAGGATGTGCTGACCTATACCGCCACCCTGGCCAACGGCAGCGCCCTGCCCGCCTGGCTGACATTCAATGCCACCAGCCTGACCTTCAGCGGTACGCCCACCAGTACCGCCGCGGGGACCTACGACGTACTGGTCAAGGCCACCGACCCGGCGGGCGCATCGGTCAGCGACAACTTCAGCCTGGCAGTGGCGGATGCCCCCGCCAACACCATCACCGGCACCAGTAATGGCGACAGCCTCAACGGTACGGCGGGCGCGGACCTGATCCTCGGCCTGGGCGGCGCCGACACGATCAAGGCCGGGACCGGTGCGGACATCATCGACGGTGGCGCCGGACGGGACTCGCTGTACGGTGGCGATGGGGTCGACACCTTCCGCTACAACAACCTGTCCGACAGTTATCGCGACTACGACACCGGCGGTGTCACGGCCACCGACACGATCTATGACTTCACCGTGGGCGTCGACAAGATCGACGTTTCGGGGCTGGGTTTGCTCGGCCTCGGCGATGGCAGCAACGGCACGCTGTACATGACCCTGAACGCGGCCGGCGACAAGACCTACATCAAGTCCGCCGAAGCCGACGCCGATGGCAATCGCTTCGAGATCGCCCTCAACGGCAACTACCTCAACACCCTCACCGCCAACGACTTCGTCTTCGGCGAGCGTGCCCAGCAGGACATCCTCTACCTGCCCACCCTTGGCCAATCCAATGCGCGCCTGCTGCGCATGACCGAGGACGACGACCAGTCCGGCACCTCGATGCTGGTCAATGACCTGAACCGCTACACCACCTACGACGTGCGCAGCCAGTTCACCGATGCCGATGGCAACGGCATCGACATCGCGGTCGGTGGCAGCACGGTCAACGGCCTGTCCACACTCAGCCCCGAGGAACTCCAGCTGTGCTGGTGGCTGACAGACACCAACCAACCCGGGCCGGCACTGTTGCGAGCGGTGACGTTGCTGCGCGACCAGCGCACCGAACTGCAGGCGATCGACAACGTCACCATGGGCATCATCTGGGGCCAGGGCGAGGAAGCCGCCCAGGAGATCGCCCGTTCCACCGACAAGGCCGCGGCGGCTGCGGCGTACAAGGCCGCGACCTTGAAAGTCTTCGATTACCTGCACGCCCAGTTCGGCAATTTCAATGTGTACCTGATGGAGACCGGCCACTACGAGCAGGACGCGGCCCGGGCCCGCGGCTATTCGCAAGAGAAGATCGCTTCCATCGTCGAAGGCGTCGGTTATGTCCGCGCCGCCCAGGAAGCCATCGCCGCCGAACGTGCCGACGTCAAGCTGGCGGTGGACTACAACGACCTGCCCCTGCGCTATGAAGTCGATCCACTGGTGTACCCGGACGATGTCTGGCACCTGCACGAGGAATCGGCGGAGATCGTCGGCCAGCGCCTGGCGGATTACATTGCCAATGACCTGGGCTTCCAGGGCAACCCCAACGACAACAACAGCGTGCAGGACATTTTCGACGGTGCCCAGAACGAAGGCGGAATGATCTCCGGCACTGACCAGGACGACACCCTGGTGGGCAGCTCGGGCAATGACACCCTCGATGGCGACCTGGGCGCCGACACCCTGACCGGGGGCGATGGCAACGACATCTATGTGGTCGACAATGCCCTCGACAGCGTGGTGGAAACCAACACCTCGACCGCGCAGATCGATACGGTGCAGGCCTCGGTCAGTTGGACCCTGGGAGCCAATCTCGAGAACCTGGTGCTCACCGGTGTGTCGCAGATCGACGGTACCGGCAATGAACGCCGCAACTTCATCACCGGCAATGCCGCCAACAACGTGCTGGACGGCGCCGCCGGGGCCGACAGCATGAGCGGTGGCGACGGCAACGACGGTTACTTTGTCGACAACGTCGACGACAGCGTGATCGAGACCAACGGCAATGCGCTGACAGGCGGGATCGACAGCGTGCACAGCAGCCTGGCGGCCTATACCTTGGGCAACAACGTCGAGAACCTGTATGTCGATAGCACGGGCGCCGCCAACGGCACCGGTAATGCCCTGGACAATACGCTGTTCGCCGGCGCCGGCAACAACGTCCTGGATGGACGCGACGGCAATGACACGGCCAGTTTTGAACGCACCTTGTCCGGCGTAACCGTCAACCTCTCGACGTCTGCGCAACAGAACACCGTGGGCTCGGGGCTCGACACCTTGAAATTCATCGAGAACCTGAAAGGAAGCGCCTACGCCGACACGCTGTCGGGAAACAGTGCGGCGAACATCCTGGATGGAGGGGCCGGCAACGATACGCTGGTGGGCGGTTCGGGCGATGACCGGCTGATCGGCGGCGCGGGCACCGACAACCTCACCGGTGGCACGGGCGCCGACACCTACGCGTTTGGTGCGCTGTCGGACATGGGCGTCGGGGCTCTGCGCGATGTGATCAGTGGCTTCAAGAGCGCGGAGTTCGACAAGTTGGACCTCACCGGCCTGGACGCCAATCCGTTGACCGCCACGGTCGATGCCTTCACCTTCATCGGCAGCAATGCCTTCGATGCCAGCAACGCCACCGGCCAATTGCGCTTCGCCGATGGCATTCTCTACGGCAGTGTCGACGCCGACGCCACCGCCGAGTTCGAGTTCGAACTGGTGGGGGTCAAGGAGCTGCATGCCAGCGACTTCACCGCCTGA
- a CDS encoding helix-turn-helix transcriptional regulator, with translation MNRHAVFGGAQNTHIYAELGRLISSVGHESFLTNMHQLIEPSVPIGRLELSEWTVDDNQTTVLDVQLLGEAGQQKSPEMQSVCPTTAIQRNDHPLVKRVLEVDDALLIHLGARLKDERGNTCLGTSHQCSLISRKGNRRCVISLHRPQLHRDFSLQELSFLKYLSETLLPLAERHAHLNRQSSVKALGGASSHSLNAAEQTQLQRDFNERLSPCDVTLSVREKEVCLGLLAGGTVPEIAEKLRVKNSSIETYLKRAAAKLGVSGRHGLAKWMIGS, from the coding sequence ATGAATCGACATGCGGTTTTTGGAGGTGCGCAAAACACGCACATCTACGCGGAGCTAGGAAGGCTGATTTCAAGTGTCGGACACGAGAGTTTCTTGACCAACATGCACCAGCTGATCGAACCCTCGGTGCCGATCGGTCGACTCGAACTGAGTGAGTGGACGGTGGACGACAACCAGACGACTGTCCTCGATGTGCAATTGCTGGGCGAGGCTGGCCAGCAGAAAAGCCCGGAGATGCAATCGGTCTGCCCTACCACGGCAATCCAGCGCAACGACCATCCCCTGGTGAAACGAGTACTGGAAGTCGATGACGCCCTGTTGATCCACCTGGGCGCCCGACTGAAGGACGAACGAGGCAATACCTGCCTGGGCACGTCCCACCAGTGCAGCCTGATTTCCCGCAAAGGCAACCGCCGCTGCGTGATCTCATTGCACCGCCCCCAGCTGCATCGCGACTTTTCCCTTCAGGAACTGTCGTTTTTGAAATACCTCTCCGAAACCCTGCTGCCCCTGGCCGAGCGCCATGCCCATCTGAACCGCCAGTCCAGTGTCAAGGCGCTTGGCGGTGCATCGAGCCACTCGCTCAATGCGGCTGAGCAGACGCAGTTGCAGCGCGACTTCAACGAACGGTTGAGTCCCTGCGACGTCACCCTTTCGGTGCGGGAGAAAGAGGTGTGCCTGGGGCTGCTGGCCGGGGGTACCGTCCCGGAGATCGCGGAAAAGCTTCGGGTCAAGAACAGCTCCATCGAAACCTATCTCAAACGCGCCGCCGCCAAGCTTGGCGTCAGCGGACGCCATGGGCTGGCGAAGTGGATGATCGGATCATGA